The DNA sequence AgtctttttcagaattttctttttataataatagaaattagattagaaaaaaaatcaatttattttataggataagacatttaatttaataaatattaacccatcaaataaaaaataataaaaaataaaaagttaataaaatatataaaaaatgaaattaaaatatgttttttcttcatgAGTTCATTtgagttcatttttttttcaataataaaacttaaacacattattatttcttctcattttttcatatattttgttttttaaagaaaataaaatatagaattttttttgtttgttcttttaataaagaaaaaaagtaactttcttttaatctttcttagagtgaaatattagttttgtATATTATACAACTTTTTGTACTaagcttttatcttttaaactgTGACACTCTAATTatgtattattgttttttaaaaagttttgtatcaattttcattttaaaaatacaaaataatatcttatgttatatattttgttataaccAGCTTTTGTCTGTAACTTATTCACCATATGTtgtattttctaataaaaattatgtttctcAAACCATCTAAAAATTATGAACAATTTCAACTTAATTTTTGGTCATTCGGTTTAGAATATCATACATCGGTTTGTAATACTTTATATActcattttgttatataaatataaaccaTTAATGGACATGGAGGAATAATTTGATTCCATGATGAAAATACCGCTAATTGTATAACAAACAAACTTGAACAAGTTTCATTAAAACGAACAAAAATATGTCAGAAAAGTTCACAGAGTCTGTCATGCATGGTAAATCCGTGAACGCTATGGGAAAGAAATGAACGCAAAATAGGGTAGGTTTCAATAAGTGCTTCTCCCGTTTAGCTAGTTTGATTGGTGGAAGCTTTGATAGAAAAGTGAAAAGAGAagttataaaatatgtataatgaTTGACAGTGTATGATTTGCTTGCATATTCTGTTTCCAGCATTGTGGCCAATTTGTCACTCGCTTCTTGGCTATCCGAAGAAGAAAAGCAACCAAACGCGAAAAGTTGGAATTCTTGTGTGTAGAGTGAACGGTACGAATGCCTTCGCCTTCATAATAATTCTTTCTTGACAAAGATGGCACATTACACGATATTTTTGTTTACGGTTTACATTGTCGGCACTTGTATACACCAACAactctttatttaatttctgCCACTCTCTGCCTCTGTTTTTTTGTTCCATTCTATTCCCACTTTTTCTatgattgttttatttataaaatatttcacaatataaatcaaattaaatttcatatatttttttcttaaatattctTGCTCAAGTTTGATATCAAGAACAAAATAAAGTCATCAAAAATTGAACCACAGTTAATTGATGGACACTTTTAGGATGatatgattaaatattgatAGATGTAGATAAAAGTAGTGTTAtttgaataagaaaaagaaCTCTTTTTGCTGGTTATAATTGAATTAAGGATAAGTCACTTTTTGGTTATTGCAATGTTGGTTGGGATTATAGAAGTTTCAGAAAGTCTTGTGGTAGATATGTAATGtcttaatatattaattgatataTTAGATGTATAGTTAACCAATAGtgatattaatttaatcaaaatattacaCAAGTTTAATCAACTCTGTGCAAACAGTCTACccgttttatatatatatatatatatatatatatatatatatatatatatatatatatatatatatatatatatattttttcattttcattaattaagcTAAATCTTTAAAGAGTCTGATTTTAGATTATATAGTtatggaaaattatatttatggaGAAATATATCTTTCTTTAAATAGATTTTGATACCGAGAATCCAAGATTGagtctttaatttttaacaaaagaaCTAATTTTGTTTGAGAGTTTTCAATCAACATTTGGGAATGCATAACCTAGTTCGGTTCAAAATaaagtatcttttattttattttgtttagaaaaaaagtATCTCTATCAAATAATTTAAGCTTGTAAAgtcattttttatgtaaaacttaaaatttcatCCTGGAAACTAAAACAATGTTATCTTCCATGATTTAGTCCAAAACAACTTGCAAAAGTTCACACTTCATAATCCCTTTacattaaaaatgattaatagTATTAGAAATGCATGCCAATGGGAGAGACGTGTATTTCAGTTAATGTGTAGAGATATttgaaagtaaaagtaaaatggtATTTAGCATGTTGGGTTAAGAACTTATATGGAATTATATGGAAGTGAGTGACGTCCTCCACTTGATTAAAATGTAGAAAGTGATGTAGTCAAGCATGGACTTTGTTTCTACGGCTAGGATCAATAGTGTTTTCTGGTAACAGTTGGTAAATAGACTCACCACCAAGCCCCAGCTAATAATATACTACGCTCAAAACGCTGTTCTAAGTTTAGATTCTCACCATAATTTCCTCTCTATTTCCCAAATCTCTATTTTTACGAAAGATTTTATTGtcattcagaaaaaaaaaaaaaattttaatttagagttCCCCGGTGAAAGCGAAACATCCCAAACCTACACCAAAACTTCTATATAAACCCAAATTTTCGCCCACACACTCTGTCCGTGGGCTACAACACTCTTCCGTTGAACAACGCACAACCATGGAACCGCCATTGCAACAGCAACCATCACCGCCACTGTCACCGCGCTCCCTCACCATCCTCGGGAAATACCAGCTGACGCGCCTCCTCGGCCGTGGCAGCTTCGCCAAGGTCTACCAGGCACGATCCCTTATTGACGGCGCAACCTTCGCCGTCAAAATTATCGACAAATCCAAAACCGTTGACGCCGGCATGGAGCCACGCATAATCCGCGAGATCGACGCCATGCGCCGCCTCCACCACCACCCTAACATACTTAAAATCCACGAGGTTATGGCGACGAAGACCAAAATTCACCTCATCGTGGAGCTCGCTGCCGGAGGCGAGCTCTTCGCCAAAATCGCCCGTCGCGGCCGTTTGCCGGAATCCACGGCGCGCCGGTACTTCCAGCAGCTGGTCTCCGCGCTCCGGTTCTGCCACCGCAACGGTGTGGCGCACCGCGACCTCAAGCCGCAGAACCTCCTCCTCGACGGCGAAGGAAACCTCAAGGTCTCCGACTTCGGCCTCTCCGCTCTGCCGGAGCATCTCAAGAACGGCCTTCTCCACACCGCATGCGGTACGCCAGCGTACACAGCGCCCGAGATCCTCCGCCAGAACGGCGGCTACGACGGGTCCAAGGCCGACGCCTGGTCGTGCGGCCTTATTCTCTACGTCTTCCTGGCGGGCTACCTCCCGTTCGACGACACGAACATTCCGGCGATGTACAAGAAGATTTCCCGGCGAGATTACCAGTTCCCTGACTGGATAACAAAACCGGCACgctatgttatatataaattactgGACCCGAACCCGGAAACGAGAATGGGTTTGGAGGCTCTGTTTGGGAACCCGTGGTTCAAGAAATCATTGAAACCGGAAACGGCGGAGGAAAGCGCGTTCGGGTGGGATAACGTTTATGTGAAGGGTTGTTACTACGAAGGGGCTAAGTGTTCTGGTGTGAACGCGTTTGATATAATATCGATGTCTTCGGGGTTGAATCTAACGAGGCTGTTCGAAACGACGGCGGATGGTGGTAGTAGGAGGGAGAAGAGATTCACTTCGAGTGCGCGCgtggaggtggtggaggagaaGGTGAAGGAAGTGGGTGGGGTTTTGGGGTTTAAGGTTGAGGCTGGCAAAACCATTAACGGTGCAATTGCGTTGTTGAAAGGAAAGGTGGCTCTGGTGTTTGAGGTGCTTCAGATTGTGCCCGATCAGCTTCTTCTGGTGGCGGTGAAGGTCGTGGATGGTGCCTTAGAGTTCGAAGAGCATCACTGGGGTGATTGGAAAAATGCCTTGCAAGATCTCGTTCTCTCTTGGCACAACGATGAATCCTGAACTAATCTTACCATCAATCAATCAAACATGCATATGTACAGCTCTATTCTCATTCCTACTCTGTTCTGTTTTTTTACTAAACAACTTAGATGTTTGCCTTGTCACCaaatcctttttctttttattttcattgtatCGCTTGTTTGTAGCTTAGTTACTGGTGTATTAATTTATGATGTTTtgtaaaagaacaaaaaatactACTACTTCTTATCATCTACATGGGAACGGTCTCTTCCTGCCTACTTGCTACTGTACCACACTAGGTAGTGCTTATTAACTATGAAAACTACTTATCACCTTAATCCAGACCGTATCTGGATGGTATCTGGATGGAGAATGCTTATCCATGCAAAAACAAATCATTTCCCCCATAAATATCTATTGCCTCATCAAATCTACGTCTTTGTTACAACAAAACCAAATCAAAACAAAAGTAAACAATTTATTAAAGGGCAAGATAATCCCAGGCAAATGAAGTTGTTTCAAATATGAATAATcagtgaaaaaaagaagaagagagtgGATCCTTAAACTTTACAAAACTTAAGCTctactctctctctctgtctTTATCTATACATAAGAGTTATTTATATACACATATTGTTTTTCTTGATTCCAAGGGCACCGTCGAGTTTAGTTACTCGGGAAAGagacacaataatatttatatatattgaaaaccATGTAGTCGGTTGAATCCAAGAATTATTGGGACCTGCGTTACAAAGTGGAGAGGTCCTAAAGGGCAAGTTGAGCAACTTTCAACGGCTCCAAGGCTCCAAGGAATGCatgtataaaataattgttaatgaaGTACTGTTcataataatacaatatttgAAAGGAAGTGTAATCATGTGGATGCAATATAAAGCAAAAGCCTCAAGAACTGCAGCTTGTGTGAGGTGGAGAATGGTTGAAAAAGATGCATGTTACCCTACTCAATCAAATACACAGAATATAGGAAGTCAGAATAGTCAATTTGTATATATTGAAGCAACTCATGATAGTGTAAACGAATGGGGGAACCGCATTTTCTGTATCTTTGAATCATACATATTTTATCACCGTATTACTGCATGTCATGAATGATATGAAAGATTCCCAAAATAACAAAAGATATAACAAAagatagttttcttttttttctttttctacaacTAGCAACCTTATTTTACATTCATTGGAAAGagaaaattacaattaattttgtattacaaaatcaaattttggggaaaaaagaaaatataaagtttttcccataaataattaatgtcgagatttaaaaattttaaatctcaacattaaaaaattaatattgatgatttaatttttgaaaaacataaCACTAAGAGCACACTAGCGAAATCGTGTGATATAagggacagaaaaaaaaattccattaaAAATGTAAGAGCCAAATACTTTCATAATAcataaattgacaaaaaaaaagtagacaATGATAGACTTGCAAGGGcctcaaacatttaaaacaaaaaaaaatgtataaagatGGTCAAggttataaaaatatagaaaatgagATATCTATGTGAAGATTTAGGATTTTGTTTTGTGTGTAGTTTCTGAATGCTTCGAACCTTACTTCGGTGCTGACATTGAACAAAGAAGAAATAATGTTAATGCTTGGCTGAAAACAACAAATTATGGATGTAGCTCTAGAAGATAGATACAAgaagattaaatattaatagataaataGAAATGTGTCTGTTTGTGTTAGTGATTTCAAGAACagcattaaaatatttacaagtaGAAGATTATGCATGAAGTAGTAAATTCCCTTTTTATCCCTGCATTCCTTCTCTTAAACCACAATTATGGCTTTAATTCAAAAGGGACCACTTATCTTCATATCCTTAATTTCCTATTATTATATAGAATGTTGCTGGAAATATACCAAATTCTAACATGCTGATGGACCGTccttttattaaagttttattaaaactttttcgTACTGAGTCGTGTTTTAGCATTATATATTTACTCGTACAACTTATTAGTCGAAgttctttcttaattttttttctttttcgttttaacatagaagaaaataatttggtcaataaaaaattaatattaattgatttgatgaattttaaaatttaaattattgactgatatttttgtcaataattaaAACTGTcggtaaaatttaaatttattggtaAGATctatttgtaaattataatttttactattaacaaatatttttattagtaatttATCTAATGGTTAATTACGTCAGTCAGTAAGTTCTATGAGTAAATTTCACCGATAATTTTTAATTCCAAATAtcgatgaattttttttttcattaaatatatcaGTGAAATGAATGCCAAATTTTTCACGTCTGATGATTATGAGATGATGGAATAAGTTACCTGTACAAAATCTTTGAATGTATTAATGTATGATATTGATATATCTTCAATttggaaaatatacaataaataaaaatattaaaaaaaataaaaatatttaaatgtgagacataaaaaatatttaattgacatacatcatttgaatataattgtataaaggttatgataacatgaaaaatatatcgGATTtgcgaatgaatttcatgacaaatcaaacaattagaataaataaaaaagtataaagtgtataataatatatatgtttaagTTTACTTAATTAAccgtgaatattttaataatttaaacaaggaCAGGATATGTACATCCATATACCCATTCTCATACCCAATCGAAAAAGTTAGTCAGGATTTCTCATATCCATACCAAGTCAATGTGGAGATTCTCCATCAAAACGAAAACGGATTCAGATAATTCCCACTTgacaagtttatttgtcatccctagATACAAGAAACATTCTCAAATATGAGAATGTCCAATTAatgaaaatgatcaaattacCAAAACTTATTTAATATGGAGCCgatatcaaatacaacttaaGAATGATAAATtgtgaatatattattttggtcccAAAAACTATTGGTCAAGATTTGTCATCAATTActacttattattatttgataaccgattctactttattttatcttacttctttaactattaattttaatattaatattattactaatatttatattaaattcaaatattttctttaattattaattggtATTACCGGTATAATtactatgattattatttaaattaatatttgtatttgagCTTAAGCATGTGTCGCAACTAAAATCGTGACGAACGACGAACCAAAGATAAAAGTTCAATCAACTATAATTTGGAGTCGTTAtcatagtttatttttgaaaactacggaaaaacaaaaaagataagaaaagttatgcaaaaaaatatattttgggtACGAGAGTCGGTTACTGGGAAAAGTATTACCATCCAACAACGTCCGTTATAAGAAGatacttttaattaaacttGCAAAAGAatgtagttttttcaaaatgtttatttatcccaaaaaataataataacagaatgtacaaaagaaacaaaaataattttttgagattttttgtgtccgacaaggattaatcctcgctcctacgtatctccatttacaatggagaatcaggTTACACAGCTCTTTGTGATAAAACTATTCcgaaaactatttgaaaaatgatttgattttttttgttgataattttgaaaacctttttatttaaattttagtattttgaattattttaaaattggtgtcacggAACGCGAAAGGCTGGACAGACActcaaaataaattcttttcttttaatatttttttttcattttttgaatctttcataatttttaatattatttttaaacttatttgaAAGTGGATGTGGATGTCACTACGACGCgagcaaccaaatagatataaaaggatactataatctttatagtaaattactcgaGCAAccatcttataaacaattttttctaaattagcatgacaaaaatgtgtagttttttatttatattttgttgaataacatgacaaaaaatgtgtaatattagccaTGTTTTATTGAACTAAATGGACAC is a window from the Vigna unguiculata cultivar IT97K-499-35 chromosome 7, ASM411807v1, whole genome shotgun sequence genome containing:
- the LOC114192003 gene encoding CBL-interacting serine/threonine-protein kinase 4-like; this translates as MEPPLQQQPSPPLSPRSLTILGKYQLTRLLGRGSFAKVYQARSLIDGATFAVKIIDKSKTVDAGMEPRIIREIDAMRRLHHHPNILKIHEVMATKTKIHLIVELAAGGELFAKIARRGRLPESTARRYFQQLVSALRFCHRNGVAHRDLKPQNLLLDGEGNLKVSDFGLSALPEHLKNGLLHTACGTPAYTAPEILRQNGGYDGSKADAWSCGLILYVFLAGYLPFDDTNIPAMYKKISRRDYQFPDWITKPARYVIYKLLDPNPETRMGLEALFGNPWFKKSLKPETAEESAFGWDNVYVKGCYYEGAKCSGVNAFDIISMSSGLNLTRLFETTADGGSRREKRFTSSARVEVVEEKVKEVGGVLGFKVEAGKTINGAIALLKGKVALVFEVLQIVPDQLLLVAVKVVDGALEFEEHHWGDWKNALQDLVLSWHNDES